A stretch of Candidatus Kryptoniota bacterium DNA encodes these proteins:
- the rsmA gene encoding 16S rRNA (adenine(1518)-N(6)/adenine(1519)-N(6))-dimethyltransferase RsmA has translation MKRHIPKKSLGQNFLMDMNIAAKIVDALSPEENDFVVEIGPGKGALTRILAERGIRIETIEKDDELAAGLATSFRLNQNVKAIQGDFLEYDFPITEAPIKVIGNIPYNLTSEIVSKLVDERDRIYSAVLMVQDEVAARLSAKSGGKEYGALSIRLQLVADVEKLFLVPPTCFRPMPRVNSRVIRISFGKRRAIATEKEFVTFVKRAFGMRRKMFRHFVSHYYGKPAANALDEKWKTRRVETFSPEEIYSLFESLEKKVEII, from the coding sequence GTGAAGCGCCACATCCCGAAGAAATCGCTCGGCCAGAATTTTCTGATGGATATGAATATCGCCGCGAAAATCGTCGACGCCCTGTCGCCGGAAGAGAATGATTTTGTAGTGGAGATCGGGCCGGGCAAAGGGGCACTCACTCGCATCCTGGCTGAACGGGGAATCAGGATCGAGACAATAGAAAAGGACGATGAACTTGCCGCGGGACTGGCAACCAGTTTTCGGCTCAACCAAAATGTTAAAGCGATCCAGGGAGACTTTCTCGAATATGATTTTCCGATTACGGAAGCGCCTATCAAGGTAATCGGGAACATTCCTTACAATCTCACCAGCGAAATCGTTTCCAAGCTTGTGGACGAGCGTGACAGGATCTACTCTGCCGTGTTGATGGTGCAGGATGAAGTTGCGGCGAGACTCTCCGCAAAGTCGGGAGGAAAAGAATATGGCGCACTTTCAATCCGGCTTCAGCTTGTTGCAGACGTTGAGAAACTGTTCCTTGTGCCTCCCACATGCTTCCGACCAATGCCAAGGGTCAATTCGAGAGTTATCAGGATCTCATTTGGAAAACGCAGGGCGATCGCTACCGAAAAGGAATTCGTGACATTTGTAAAGAGAGCATTTGGAATGCGCAGAAAGATGTTCAGACATTTCGTTTCACATTACTATGGAAAACCTGCGGCAAATGCCCTGGACGAAAAGTGGAAGACCAGAAGAGTCGAAACTTTTTCGCCGGAAGAGATCTACAGTCTATTCGAGAGCCTGGAGAAAAAAGTTGAAATTATCTGA